In a single window of the Rhizobium tropici CIAT 899 genome:
- a CDS encoding Lrp/AsnC family transcriptional regulator, whose protein sequence is MRLDAIDLRILDAIQRDGRITKLALAEKVGLSPTPCWLRLRKLEKAGIITGYHARLALRRLAPVASVMVELTLANHRQSDFDRFERAVAAIPEIVACWAVGGGIDYILKIMAANIDAYQRLIDNLLNRDLGIERYFTYIVTKTVKEEPVLPVIDLLSPDAPGGE, encoded by the coding sequence ATGAGACTTGATGCAATTGATCTTCGGATACTGGATGCGATTCAACGGGATGGTCGCATTACCAAGCTCGCGCTTGCCGAGAAAGTTGGTCTGTCGCCGACGCCGTGCTGGTTACGCCTTCGCAAGCTTGAAAAGGCCGGGATCATCACGGGCTATCACGCCCGTCTGGCGCTGCGTCGTCTCGCGCCGGTCGCAAGCGTGATGGTGGAACTGACACTGGCAAATCATCGGCAGAGCGACTTCGATCGTTTCGAGCGGGCGGTGGCGGCCATTCCCGAAATCGTGGCCTGCTGGGCTGTCGGCGGCGGCATCGATTATATCCTGAAGATCATGGCGGCCAATATCGATGCCTATCAGCGCCTGATCGACAATCTCCTCAATCGCGATCTCGGCATCGAACGCTATTTCACCTACATCGTCACCAAGACCGTGAAGGAGGAGCCGGTGCTTCCCGTCATCGACCTGCTCTCTCCTGACGCGCCAGGCGGTGAATAG
- a CDS encoding NAD-dependent succinate-semialdehyde dehydrogenase, whose protein sequence is MTALHARATYHEALSRLTDRHLLRNLSYVAGRWVAGKANQSFEVTDPASSATLAWVTSLDQREAFEAIDAASGAFTAWRSLLPQQRSSILRRWHDLMIEAREDLALIMTLEQGKPLAESRGEIDYAAGFIEWYAEESKRINAESVTSHLPDAEMIVRREALGVVGIVTPWNFPSAMITRKAAAALAAGCTVVAHPSSETPLSALALAELGERAGLPAGVFNVLTGDAATIVGAFCDDPRIRALSFTGSTEIGKLIAGQCAGTMKRLVMELGGHAPLIVFDDADLHRAVDIAINAKFATSGQDCLAANRIFVQRPIMDAFVAAFAKRIEALKVGNGLDGAVDIGPLMHERAIAKVEEQVADALKHGARLVTGGKRHAAGSLFYQPTLLVELSPDALIMHEETFGPVAAVSVFDSEDEVVARANDTEYGLVAYVVTANGARQMRLGRALEYGMVAINRAKITGGPIPFGGWKQSGLGREGSRHGIEAFTELKYLCVDTTA, encoded by the coding sequence ATGACCGCGCTCCACGCCCGCGCCACCTATCATGAAGCCCTTTCACGGCTGACCGACCGCCATCTGCTGCGAAACCTCTCCTATGTCGCCGGCCGTTGGGTCGCCGGCAAAGCCAATCAAAGCTTCGAGGTCACCGATCCCGCATCGTCTGCGACGCTTGCCTGGGTTACCAGCCTCGACCAGCGAGAAGCCTTCGAGGCTATCGACGCTGCATCTGGCGCCTTTACCGCCTGGCGTTCGCTGCTGCCGCAGCAGCGGTCATCGATCCTGCGCAGGTGGCATGATTTGATGATCGAGGCGCGCGAGGATCTGGCGCTGATCATGACGCTGGAACAAGGTAAGCCCTTGGCCGAATCCCGTGGCGAGATCGATTATGCCGCAGGCTTCATCGAGTGGTATGCTGAGGAATCAAAGCGCATCAATGCGGAGAGCGTGACCAGCCATCTGCCGGATGCCGAAATGATCGTGCGCAGGGAAGCGCTTGGCGTTGTCGGCATCGTCACGCCCTGGAACTTTCCTTCCGCCATGATTACGCGCAAGGCCGCTGCCGCACTTGCCGCCGGCTGCACCGTCGTTGCCCACCCCTCGTCCGAAACACCGCTATCGGCACTGGCGCTTGCCGAACTCGGCGAACGCGCCGGGCTCCCCGCCGGTGTCTTCAACGTCCTGACCGGCGATGCCGCAACCATCGTCGGCGCCTTCTGCGACGATCCGCGGATCAGAGCATTGAGCTTCACCGGCTCGACGGAGATCGGCAAGCTGATCGCCGGCCAGTGTGCGGGAACAATGAAGCGTCTTGTGATGGAACTTGGCGGCCACGCGCCCTTGATCGTCTTCGACGATGCCGACCTCCATCGCGCCGTCGATATCGCCATCAATGCCAAATTCGCGACCTCCGGCCAGGATTGCCTCGCCGCCAACCGCATCTTCGTCCAGCGCCCGATCATGGACGCTTTCGTTGCGGCGTTCGCCAAGCGCATAGAAGCCCTCAAGGTCGGAAATGGACTGGACGGTGCCGTCGATATCGGACCTCTCATGCACGAACGCGCCATTGCGAAGGTCGAGGAACAGGTCGCCGACGCGTTGAAGCATGGCGCACGGCTTGTCACCGGTGGCAAGCGCCATGCGGCCGGCTCTCTCTTCTACCAGCCGACCCTACTCGTCGAGCTCTCGCCGGACGCATTGATCATGCACGAGGAAACCTTCGGTCCGGTCGCAGCCGTCAGCGTCTTCGACAGCGAGGACGAAGTCGTAGCCCGGGCCAACGACACGGAATATGGCCTTGTCGCCTACGTTGTCACGGCCAACGGCGCGCGCCAGATGCGGCTCGGCCGGGCGCTCGAATACGGCATGGTCGCCATCAATCGCGCGAAGATAACCGGCGGCCCGATCCCGTTTGGCGGCTGGAAGCAATCCGGTCTCGGCCGCGAAGGCTCCCGCCACGGCATCGAGGCTTTCACCGAGCTCAAATATCTCTGCGTCGACACGACAGCCTGA
- a CDS encoding aspartate aminotransferase family protein has product MLDKRNELNAWDRDHLFHPSTHMGMHARGETPTRVIAGAEGVYITDTNGKKSLDAFAGLYCVNVGYGRQKIADAIAEQAKNLAYYHAYVGHGTEASITLSKMIIDRAPEGMSRVYFGLSGSDANETNIKLIWYFNNILGRPEKKKIISRWRGYHGSGVMTGSVTGLELFHKAFDLPRAPILHTEAPYFFRRADRSMNEEQFAQHCADKLEEMILAEGPETVAAFIGEPILGTGGIVPPPKTYWQKIQAVLDKYDVLLVADEVVTGFGRLGTMFGSDHYGMKPDLITIAKGLTSAYAPLSGSIVSDKMWQVLVQGSDQLGAIGHGWTYSAHPICAAAGIANLELVDELGIVENAGSTGAYFRSELAKAVGGHRHVGEVRGDGLMAAIEFVEDKDDRKFFDPAQKIGPQVAAALLERGVIGRAMPQGDILGFAPPLCLTREEADIVVKAAASAIESVLSNR; this is encoded by the coding sequence ATGTTGGACAAGCGCAACGAACTGAACGCCTGGGATAGGGATCACCTTTTCCATCCTTCGACGCATATGGGCATGCACGCCCGCGGCGAGACGCCGACCCGCGTGATTGCCGGTGCCGAAGGCGTCTACATCACGGATACCAATGGCAAGAAGAGCCTCGATGCCTTTGCCGGCCTTTACTGCGTCAATGTCGGCTATGGCAGGCAGAAGATCGCCGATGCGATCGCCGAGCAGGCAAAGAACCTCGCCTATTATCACGCCTATGTCGGCCACGGCACGGAAGCCTCGATCACGCTTTCGAAGATGATCATCGATCGCGCGCCGGAAGGCATGAGCCGCGTCTATTTCGGCCTTTCCGGCTCTGATGCCAATGAGACCAACATCAAGCTCATCTGGTATTTCAACAATATTCTCGGCCGGCCGGAAAAGAAGAAGATCATCTCTCGCTGGCGCGGCTATCATGGCTCCGGCGTCATGACAGGTAGCGTCACCGGCCTCGAACTGTTCCACAAGGCCTTCGACCTGCCGCGCGCGCCGATCCTTCATACCGAGGCGCCCTATTTCTTCCGCCGAGCCGACCGTTCGATGAACGAGGAACAGTTCGCGCAGCATTGCGCCGACAAGCTGGAGGAAATGATCCTGGCGGAAGGTCCGGAAACGGTTGCAGCCTTTATCGGCGAACCCATCCTCGGCACTGGCGGCATCGTGCCGCCGCCGAAGACCTATTGGCAGAAGATTCAGGCCGTTCTCGACAAATATGACGTCCTGCTCGTGGCCGACGAGGTCGTCACCGGCTTCGGCCGTCTCGGCACGATGTTCGGTTCCGATCATTACGGCATGAAGCCGGATCTGATCACCATCGCCAAGGGCCTGACGTCTGCCTATGCGCCGCTTTCGGGCAGCATCGTCTCCGACAAAATGTGGCAGGTGCTCGTGCAAGGGTCCGACCAGCTCGGCGCCATCGGCCATGGCTGGACCTATTCCGCCCATCCGATCTGCGCGGCCGCCGGCATCGCCAATCTCGAGCTGGTCGATGAACTCGGCATCGTTGAAAATGCGGGCTCGACCGGCGCCTATTTCCGCTCCGAACTTGCGAAAGCCGTCGGCGGCCACAGGCATGTCGGCGAGGTTCGTGGCGATGGGCTGATGGCTGCCATCGAATTCGTCGAGGACAAGGACGACCGCAAATTCTTCGATCCCGCGCAGAAGATCGGTCCGCAGGTGGCGGCTGCACTGCTCGAGCGCGGCGTCATCGGCCGCGCCATGCCGCAGGGAGATATCCTCGGCTTCGCACCGCCGCTGTGCCTGACGCGCGAGGAAGCCGATATCGTCGTCAAGGCGGCTGCCAGCGCCATCGAAAGCGTGCTTTCGAACCGCTGA
- a CDS encoding PLP-dependent aminotransferase family protein encodes MYRHDSKDQDNGAWKPVLQHRKGATKHKLLTDKIISDIDDGILPVHAQMPTHRDLAHALGISVQTVSLSYKEAERRGYLRGEVGRGTFVRSRVTERADSFMLDRDPSGSADLSIIRAVYTEAHERSARELMQALAESDNSSFMRPCRPIAGLDAHRAAARVWLAGLSVTTDPDRILITNGAAHGLFLAVASVVRPGEVVLTENLTDHGIIGLANVLGFTLRGLATDREGILPDAFEAACAIGDVSALVIVSSLGNPTSHVMGAERRRAIADIARRHNIFVIEDEVYKPMLRDPLPSMADLIPELGFFVTSFTKSVMTGLRIGYLVVPAHYSIRAASILRVTGWSATNVVAEMASRWVFDGTAQALLAVQRSEAEARQAIVSDVLAPFVGGSHPLSLCAWLSVPERWTEEGLVRALARKGVAVTPSDPFVAGGERPVGGIRICLGGRLSHSALRSALETVRGTFEQLPPVFDVGSIV; translated from the coding sequence ATGTATCGTCATGATTCCAAAGACCAGGACAATGGCGCCTGGAAGCCCGTCCTCCAGCATCGCAAGGGTGCGACCAAGCACAAGCTGCTCACCGACAAGATTATATCCGACATCGATGACGGTATCCTGCCGGTGCACGCGCAGATGCCAACCCATCGCGATCTCGCCCATGCGCTGGGCATTTCGGTCCAGACCGTGAGCCTGAGCTACAAGGAGGCGGAGCGCCGCGGCTATCTGCGGGGCGAGGTCGGGCGGGGCACCTTCGTGCGCAGCCGCGTCACCGAACGCGCGGACAGCTTCATGCTCGATCGCGATCCGAGCGGCAGCGCCGATCTTTCCATCATCCGTGCTGTTTATACCGAGGCGCATGAGCGATCGGCCCGTGAACTCATGCAGGCGCTTGCCGAAAGCGACAATAGCAGCTTCATGCGGCCCTGCCGTCCGATCGCCGGCCTCGACGCCCATCGCGCGGCAGCACGGGTCTGGCTCGCCGGCTTGTCGGTCACAACCGATCCGGATCGGATCCTCATCACAAATGGCGCCGCTCACGGCCTCTTTCTTGCCGTCGCTTCGGTCGTTCGTCCGGGCGAAGTGGTCCTGACCGAGAACCTGACCGATCACGGCATCATCGGCCTTGCCAACGTCCTAGGCTTCACACTGCGCGGCCTTGCGACCGATCGCGAGGGTATCCTGCCCGACGCCTTCGAGGCGGCCTGCGCCATCGGCGATGTGTCGGCGCTTGTGATCGTTTCCTCGCTCGGCAATCCCACCAGTCACGTAATGGGGGCCGAGCGCCGGCGCGCAATCGCCGACATAGCCCGTCGGCACAATATCTTCGTCATCGAGGATGAGGTCTACAAGCCCATGCTGCGGGATCCCCTTCCCTCAATGGCGGATCTCATACCCGAACTCGGCTTCTTCGTGACCAGCTTCACCAAATCCGTGATGACGGGATTGCGTATCGGCTATCTTGTCGTACCGGCGCATTATTCGATCCGTGCCGCCTCTATCCTGCGCGTGACCGGATGGAGCGCCACCAACGTCGTTGCCGAAATGGCCTCGCGCTGGGTTTTCGATGGGACGGCGCAAGCCCTGCTTGCCGTCCAGCGAAGCGAGGCCGAGGCGCGGCAGGCAATCGTCTCCGATGTGCTGGCGCCATTCGTCGGCGGCAGCCATCCCCTGTCACTTTGCGCGTGGCTTTCTGTTCCCGAGCGCTGGACGGAGGAAGGCCTCGTGCGGGCGCTTGCCCGCAAGGGTGTCGCGGTCACGCCGTCCGATCCGTTTGTCGCGGGTGGAGAGCGACCGGTCGGTGGCATCCGCATCTGCCTCGGCGGCCGTCTGTCTCATTCCGCCCTTCGCTCGGCGTTGGAAACCGTGCGCGGCACCTTCGAGCAATTGCCGCCCGTCTTCGACGTCGGTTCCATCGTCTAG
- the ehuA gene encoding ectoine/hydroxyectoine ABC transporter ATP-binding protein EhuA, translated as MTQPLIRFQDVTKRYGHLTVLDNFCFDVTPGEKVTLIGPSGSGKSTVLRILMTLEPFQEGTLHLAGMSYHQDNGRGRFLASEAHLRQIRTHVGMVFQSFNLFPHMTVLRNVVEAPTRVLGLGRAEAECRGVDLLRMVGLSEKKDYYPSQLSGGQQQRVAIARALAMRPRVLLFDEPTSALDPQLVGEVLGVIRDLAHEHDLTMLLVTHEMRFAREVSDRVCFFDKGRICEQGKPEDIFSAPKEDRTKEFLGSIL; from the coding sequence ATGACGCAACCATTGATCCGCTTTCAAGATGTGACCAAGCGCTACGGCCACCTGACCGTCCTCGACAATTTCTGCTTCGACGTCACGCCCGGCGAGAAGGTGACGCTGATCGGCCCTTCCGGCTCCGGAAAGTCGACAGTCCTGCGCATCCTGATGACGCTCGAGCCTTTCCAGGAGGGAACTTTGCATCTGGCCGGCATGTCCTATCATCAGGACAATGGCCGTGGCCGATTCCTAGCGAGTGAGGCGCATCTGCGCCAGATCCGTACGCATGTCGGCATGGTCTTCCAGAGCTTCAACCTGTTTCCGCACATGACCGTGCTGCGCAACGTCGTCGAGGCGCCGACACGCGTGCTCGGGCTTGGCCGGGCGGAGGCCGAGTGCCGCGGGGTCGACCTCTTGCGCATGGTCGGACTTTCGGAGAAGAAGGATTATTATCCGAGCCAGCTTTCCGGCGGCCAGCAGCAGCGCGTGGCGATCGCCCGTGCGCTTGCCATGCGTCCGCGCGTGCTGCTGTTCGACGAGCCGACATCGGCGCTCGATCCGCAGCTAGTCGGCGAGGTGCTCGGCGTCATCCGTGACCTTGCTCATGAGCACGATCTGACCATGCTGCTTGTCACCCACGAAATGCGCTTTGCCCGCGAAGTCTCCGACCGTGTCTGCTTCTTCGACAAGGGCCGTATCTGCGAGCAAGGCAAGCCGGAAGATATCTTCAGCGCGCCGAAGGAAGACCGCACCAAGGAGTTTCTGGGCTCGATCCTTTGA
- the ehuD gene encoding ectoine/hydroxyectoine ABC transporter permease subunit EhuD, which produces MMYGFTWDTTTTLSFALSILPILGIGLIVTLEAAAAGFAIALVLGLVFALLRRSRFVAISWPTAFVIEFLRDTPLLVQLFFLYYVLPIYGITLPAFLTGALALGLQYSAYTSEVYRGGLDAVPRGQWEAATALNLGHGRTYWDIIIPQAIPRIVPAMGNYLVSMLKETPVLSVVTVVDMLNLANLIGDRTFEYLVPLSLVGLIFLILTLVCSAAIHWLEKALPKNGIALK; this is translated from the coding sequence ATGATGTATGGCTTCACCTGGGATACGACGACGACGCTGTCCTTTGCACTGTCGATCCTGCCGATCCTCGGCATCGGCCTGATCGTCACGCTGGAGGCGGCGGCCGCCGGTTTCGCGATCGCGCTTGTCCTCGGCCTCGTCTTTGCCTTGCTCAGGCGCAGCCGCTTCGTCGCGATCTCCTGGCCGACGGCCTTTGTCATCGAATTCCTGCGCGACACGCCGTTGCTCGTCCAGCTCTTCTTCCTCTATTACGTTCTGCCGATCTATGGCATCACATTGCCAGCCTTCCTGACTGGCGCTTTGGCGCTCGGGCTGCAATATTCGGCCTATACGTCGGAGGTTTATCGCGGCGGCCTCGATGCGGTGCCTCGTGGGCAATGGGAGGCGGCGACGGCGCTCAATCTTGGCCATGGGCGTACCTATTGGGATATCATCATCCCGCAGGCCATTCCTCGCATCGTTCCGGCCATGGGCAATTATCTCGTCTCCATGCTGAAGGAGACGCCGGTGCTTTCGGTCGTCACGGTGGTTGATATGCTCAACCTCGCCAATCTCATCGGGGATCGGACGTTCGAGTATCTGGTGCCGCTTTCCCTTGTCGGCCTGATCTTTCTCATCCTCACGCTCGTCTGCTCGGCGGCCATTCATTGGCTCGAAAAGGCGTTGCCGAAAAACGGAATCGCTCTCAAATGA
- the ehuC gene encoding ectoine/hydroxyectoine ABC transporter permease subunit EhuC: MSWTHYLPALLKGAEVTALIAIASMFLGAIFAFAAGLARFAGGRLLSGIAIVYIEIFRGTSLLVQLFWLYYALPLIGISFDPITTGIAGLALNIGAYGAEVVRGALQAVPDTQHEAARALNFGQGQALFHIVLPQAVVEMMPAFGNLAVQNLKDTALVSLISISDLTFQAQQLRNITLDSVTIYSLTLVGYFIMALILVAFMRWLEAVLRRGVAFPGRAPA, translated from the coding sequence ATGAGTTGGACACATTATCTGCCCGCATTGCTGAAGGGCGCCGAGGTGACGGCGCTCATCGCAATCGCCTCCATGTTTCTTGGTGCGATCTTCGCCTTTGCGGCCGGCCTTGCACGCTTTGCCGGAGGGCGGTTGCTCTCCGGAATCGCGATCGTCTATATTGAGATCTTTCGCGGCACATCGCTTCTGGTGCAGCTCTTCTGGCTCTATTACGCGCTGCCGCTGATAGGGATTTCCTTCGATCCCATCACGACAGGCATCGCCGGTCTGGCGCTCAATATCGGCGCCTATGGCGCAGAGGTGGTGCGCGGCGCGCTGCAGGCGGTTCCCGACACCCAGCATGAGGCGGCTCGCGCCCTGAATTTCGGGCAGGGCCAGGCGCTCTTCCATATCGTCCTGCCGCAGGCCGTGGTCGAAATGATGCCGGCCTTCGGCAACCTTGCCGTGCAGAACCTGAAGGATACGGCATTGGTCTCGCTGATCTCCATCAGCGATCTGACCTTCCAGGCGCAGCAATTGCGCAACATCACGCTCGACAGCGTGACGATCTATTCACTGACGCTTGTCGGATATTTCATCATGGCGCTCATTCTGGTTGCCTTCATGCGCTGGCTGGAGGCGGTTCTTCGCCGTGGCGTCGCTTTTCCCGGGAGGGCGCCGGCATGA
- the ehuB gene encoding ectoine/hydroxyectoine ABC transporter substrate-binding protein EhuB, translating into MRSNFYRSIAAMGLTIGLAVSAHAASLEQIKKDGYIRGASANEVPYSYMDESGAAKGIGPDVAAAVLKSMGVKEVDWTVTPFGSLIPGLKAKRFDFVAAEQNILPERCKQVQFTTPNSSYGEGLLVPKGNPKKLHSYEDIKKDPSLKVAIVSGADQLDFFHGLGIPESQIVMIQANADALSTIQTGRADAYAATELTVAKLVQGSTNVEHAEPFTDPVINGKSVRSYGGFDFRLEDKELYKAFNTALEAFKKTDDYKKILMSYGLSAESVEAARAKSTEDLCAGK; encoded by the coding sequence ATGAGATCGAATTTTTACCGCAGCATCGCCGCCATGGGCCTGACCATTGGTCTCGCCGTTTCAGCCCATGCCGCCAGCCTCGAGCAGATCAAGAAGGATGGCTACATCCGCGGCGCCAGCGCGAACGAGGTTCCTTACAGCTACATGGACGAGAGCGGGGCCGCCAAGGGCATTGGTCCCGATGTCGCCGCTGCCGTCCTGAAGTCGATGGGTGTCAAGGAAGTCGACTGGACCGTGACGCCTTTCGGCTCGCTGATCCCCGGCCTGAAGGCCAAGCGCTTCGACTTCGTTGCCGCCGAGCAGAACATCCTGCCCGAACGCTGCAAGCAGGTTCAGTTCACCACGCCGAACTCCAGCTATGGCGAGGGACTATTGGTGCCGAAGGGCAATCCGAAGAAGCTGCATTCCTATGAAGACATCAAGAAGGATCCGTCGCTGAAAGTTGCGATCGTGTCCGGTGCCGATCAGCTCGATTTCTTCCATGGTCTCGGCATTCCGGAATCCCAGATCGTCATGATCCAGGCGAATGCGGATGCGCTGTCCACGATCCAGACCGGCCGCGCCGACGCTTATGCGGCAACCGAGCTGACAGTCGCCAAACTCGTTCAGGGCAGCACGAATGTCGAGCACGCCGAGCCGTTTACCGACCCGGTCATCAACGGAAAGTCGGTCAGAAGCTATGGCGGCTTCGATTTCCGGCTTGAGGACAAGGAACTCTACAAGGCCTTCAATACCGCTCTCGAGGCTTTCAAGAAGACCGACGACTACAAGAAGATCCTGATGTCCTATGGTCTGAGTGCCGAAAGCGTCGAGGCCGCACGCGCGAAGAGCACCGAAGACCTGTGCGCGGGCAAGTGA
- the doeB gene encoding N(2)-acetyl-L-2,4-diaminobutanoate deacetylase DoeB, with translation MNSMSISKRPSPITPTVDFDCDGIQHGHLRLPWSRDDSAWGSIMIPICVIRNGEGPTALLTGANHGDEYEGPVALFDLARTLKREEIKGRIIIVPAMNYPAFRAATRTSPIDKGNLNRSFPGRPDGSVTEKIADYFTRYLLPLADIVLDFHSGGRTLDFLPYAAAHALPDKGQEKACFDGVAAFSAPYSMRMIEIDAVGMYDTAAEEMGKVFVTTELSGGGTISARTASIAKRGVLNVLKHAGIVPGAPEVEATQWLDMPSSDCFVFAEAEGLFEPLKDLGDTVARGEIIARIHPIGRTGSEPFDYRAALDGVLAARHFPGLIKTGDCLAVVATLTEAP, from the coding sequence ATGAACAGCATGAGCATTTCCAAACGACCATCGCCGATCACGCCGACAGTCGATTTCGATTGCGACGGCATCCAGCACGGGCATCTACGCCTTCCGTGGTCGCGCGACGATTCCGCCTGGGGTTCGATCATGATCCCGATCTGCGTCATCAGGAACGGCGAAGGGCCGACCGCGCTTTTAACCGGGGCCAATCACGGCGATGAATATGAAGGGCCCGTCGCGCTCTTCGATCTCGCCCGCACGCTGAAGCGGGAGGAGATCAAGGGGCGGATCATCATCGTCCCTGCGATGAATTACCCTGCTTTCCGGGCGGCCACCCGTACCTCGCCGATCGACAAGGGTAATCTCAATCGGAGTTTTCCCGGCCGGCCCGACGGCAGCGTAACCGAGAAGATCGCCGACTATTTTACCCGTTACCTGCTGCCGCTTGCCGATATCGTGCTCGATTTTCATTCGGGCGGCCGGACGCTTGATTTCCTGCCCTATGCCGCAGCGCATGCTCTGCCGGACAAGGGGCAGGAAAAGGCCTGCTTCGATGGCGTTGCCGCGTTTTCCGCACCCTATTCCATGCGGATGATCGAGATCGATGCCGTCGGCATGTACGACACCGCGGCGGAGGAGATGGGCAAGGTCTTTGTGACCACCGAGCTTTCCGGCGGTGGAACCATATCGGCGCGTACGGCTTCCATTGCCAAGCGCGGCGTTCTGAATGTCCTGAAGCACGCCGGAATTGTCCCAGGTGCGCCGGAGGTCGAAGCGACGCAATGGCTCGATATGCCGTCCTCCGATTGCTTCGTCTTCGCCGAGGCTGAGGGTCTTTTCGAGCCGCTGAAGGATCTTGGCGACACGGTCGCGCGAGGAGAGATCATCGCCCGCATCCATCCGATCGGCCGCACCGGATCCGAGCCCTTTGACTATCGGGCGGCGCTGGACGGTGTTCTCGCCGCACGTCATTTCCCCGGGCTCATCAAGACTGGGGATTGCCTGGCCGTCGTCGCAACTTTGACGGAGGCGCCTTGA
- the doeA gene encoding ectoine hydrolase DoeA (DoeA (degradation of ectoine A) is also called EutD (ectoine utilization D).) has protein sequence MSEPTLNFTRAEYAARLEKTRRAMEKAGVDLVIVTDPSNMHWLTGYDGWSFYVHQCVLVPGSGEPIWYGRGQDANGAKRTAYLSDDNIIGYPDHYVQSNERHPMDLLSKIIEERGWANASIAVEMDNYWFTAAAYASLVKHLPNARFKDARGLVNWQRAVKSPTELDYMRKAGRIVEAMHQRIVEKVEPGIRKSDLVAEIYDAGIRGVDGFGGDYAAIVPLLPSGADASAPHLTWDDKPMKSGEGTFFEIAGCYRRYHCPLSRTVFLGTPTQAFLDAEKATLEGMEAGLAAAKPGNVCEDIANAFFAVLKKYGIVKDNRTGYPIGLSYPPDWGERTMSLRPGDRTELLPGMTFHFMTGLWLEDMGMEITESIVITESGVECLSNVPRRLVVK, from the coding sequence GTGAGCGAACCGACCCTCAATTTCACCCGCGCCGAATATGCCGCGCGGCTCGAAAAGACCCGCCGCGCCATGGAAAAAGCCGGTGTCGATCTCGTCATCGTGACGGATCCGTCCAACATGCACTGGCTTACCGGTTATGACGGCTGGTCCTTTTACGTGCATCAATGCGTCCTAGTGCCAGGCTCCGGCGAGCCGATCTGGTACGGCCGCGGCCAGGATGCCAATGGCGCCAAGCGCACGGCCTATCTCTCCGACGACAATATCATCGGCTATCCCGATCACTATGTGCAGTCGAACGAGCGCCATCCGATGGATCTGCTCTCGAAGATCATCGAGGAGCGCGGCTGGGCCAATGCCTCGATCGCCGTCGAGATGGACAATTACTGGTTCACCGCCGCGGCCTATGCCTCACTCGTCAAACACCTGCCGAATGCCCGTTTCAAGGATGCGAGAGGGCTCGTGAACTGGCAGCGCGCCGTCAAAAGCCCGACCGAGCTTGATTATATGCGCAAGGCGGGTCGCATCGTCGAAGCCATGCACCAGCGGATCGTCGAAAAGGTCGAGCCGGGTATCCGCAAGTCCGATCTTGTCGCCGAAATCTACGATGCCGGCATTCGCGGCGTCGACGGCTTCGGCGGGGACTATGCCGCAATCGTTCCGCTGCTGCCATCGGGTGCGGATGCCTCCGCCCCGCATCTGACCTGGGACGACAAGCCGATGAAGAGCGGCGAGGGTACCTTCTTCGAGATCGCCGGCTGCTATCGCCGCTATCATTGCCCGCTGTCGCGCACCGTCTTTCTCGGCACGCCGACGCAGGCCTTTCTCGACGCGGAGAAGGCGACGCTCGAGGGCATGGAGGCCGGCCTGGCCGCCGCCAAGCCAGGTAACGTCTGCGAAGACATTGCCAACGCCTTCTTCGCGGTCTTGAAGAAATACGGGATCGTCAAGGACAACCGCACGGGCTATCCGATCGGCCTTTCCTATCCGCCGGATTGGGGCGAGCGGACCATGAGCCTGCGCCCCGGCGATCGCACCGAATTGCTACCGGGCATGACCTTTCATTTCATGACCGGTCTCTGGCTGGAGGACATGGGTATGGAAATCACCGAAAGCATCGTCATCACCGAGAGCGGCGTCGAGTGCCTCTCCAACGTCCCCCGGCGACTGGTCGTGAAGTGA